From a region of the Tenggerimyces flavus genome:
- a CDS encoding YihY/virulence factor BrkB family protein: MALIMNVQRLKQRALDTFERVKARWPVVDHAVRAGSHYGDRLGSQLAAAVTYFGFLSFFPIIALAFAVVGYVVAYVPGADAAVESALSSIFPGMIGDASGQINVAAIASRRGSVGLIGLVGLLYSGLGWISALRTSLQSVFDVVAEEGRNFLLGKLFDLIVLGVIGLVLVLSVTLGTAVTGFTDTVIGWIGLSGVPGMGTLLTIVAMAVGIAASTLLFFTMYRLLPKHNAPTRSVWQGALIAAVGFEILKQLAGLVIGNVTGNPLYGAFAIMIALLVWINYFARLVVLGASWAATATLPEESTEEPELEPKKRKLAERFAAVAAVGVLATRRSRRT, translated from the coding sequence ATGGCTTTGATCATGAACGTGCAGCGGCTGAAGCAACGGGCACTTGACACCTTCGAGCGGGTGAAGGCGCGTTGGCCGGTGGTCGATCACGCGGTGCGCGCCGGGTCGCACTACGGCGACCGGCTGGGCAGTCAGCTCGCCGCAGCGGTGACGTACTTCGGCTTCCTGTCGTTCTTCCCGATCATCGCACTGGCCTTCGCCGTCGTGGGTTATGTGGTGGCGTACGTGCCGGGGGCGGATGCGGCCGTCGAGTCGGCATTGTCGTCGATCTTTCCGGGCATGATCGGCGACGCGTCCGGCCAGATCAACGTCGCGGCCATAGCGTCGCGGCGTGGGTCGGTGGGGCTGATTGGCCTTGTGGGGTTGCTGTATTCGGGGCTGGGTTGGATCTCGGCCTTGCGTACGTCGCTGCAGTCGGTGTTCGACGTGGTGGCCGAGGAGGGGCGAAACTTCCTTCTGGGCAAGCTCTTCGACCTGATCGTGCTCGGCGTGATCGGGCTGGTGCTCGTGCTGTCGGTGACGTTGGGAACGGCGGTGACGGGCTTCACGGACACGGTGATCGGGTGGATCGGCCTGTCCGGGGTCCCGGGCATGGGCACGCTGCTGACCATCGTCGCCATGGCAGTAGGGATTGCCGCGAGCACGTTGCTCTTCTTCACCATGTACCGCCTGCTGCCCAAGCACAACGCGCCCACGCGGTCCGTCTGGCAGGGAGCGCTGATTGCTGCGGTGGGCTTCGAGATCCTCAAACAGCTTGCGGGCTTGGTGATCGGCAACGTGACCGGCAACCCGCTGTACGGAGCGTTCGCGATCATGATCGCCCTGCTGGTCTGGATCAACTACTTCGCCCGCCTGGTCGTGTTGGGCGCGTCCTGGGCCGCAACCGCAACCCTGCCTGAAGAATCGACCGAAGAGCCTGAACTCGAACCCAAGAAGCGCAAGCTCGCCGAGCGATTCGCCGCCGTCGCCGCAGTCGGCGTCCTCGCCACTCGCCGCAGCCGGCGTACGTAG
- a CDS encoding 2'-5' RNA ligase family protein, with protein MRTIGVAIAIPEPYGGELQRWRATLGDPLADGIPTHVTLLPPTRVPEDSLDAIERHLLAVAESYRPFTMRLRGTATFRPVSPVVFVAVSEGISSCEVLANRVRTGPLARDLAFPYHPHVTIAHDLPDHVLDRAYEALDGYECAFDVQTFSLFEHGADSVWRPQRDFALGGPLPGPLPRHEAQALRA; from the coding sequence GTGCGAACCATCGGCGTAGCGATCGCTATCCCCGAGCCCTATGGCGGGGAGTTGCAGCGATGGCGGGCCACGTTGGGGGACCCGCTGGCGGACGGGATCCCGACCCACGTGACCCTGCTGCCGCCGACGCGGGTGCCGGAGGACTCGCTCGACGCGATCGAGCGGCATCTGCTGGCGGTGGCGGAGTCGTACCGGCCGTTCACGATGCGGCTGCGCGGGACGGCGACGTTCCGGCCGGTGTCGCCGGTGGTGTTCGTGGCGGTGTCGGAGGGCATCTCTTCCTGTGAGGTGCTGGCGAACCGGGTGCGGACGGGGCCGTTGGCGCGGGACTTGGCGTTCCCGTACCACCCGCACGTGACGATCGCGCACGATCTGCCGGACCACGTGCTGGACCGGGCGTACGAGGCGTTGGACGGGTACGAGTGCGCGTTCGACGTGCAGACGTTCTCGTTGTTCGAGCACGGGGCTGACTCGGTGTGGCGGCCGCAGCGGGACTTCGCCCTCGGTGGGCCGTTGCCGGGACCCTTGCCGAGACACGAGGCTCAGGCGCTGCGGGCGTAA
- the galT gene encoding galactose-1-phosphate uridylyltransferase → MKRTSTRLADGRELIYFDERDDTVRDAPDTRDLPERAKGAELRYDALTDDWVAVASHRLTRTFLPPADQCPLCPSKPGRPSEIPAESYDVVVFENRFPSFSTDADLHSDPVADPFGRRAGVGRCEVVCFTSDHNTAFANLTEDRVRTVMAAWVDRTLELNDTDGVEQVFCFENRGEEIGVTLHHPHGQIYAYPYVTPRTTQMLASVAKYKDGTGGRNLFEDLVEGERNAKVRVVAETDHWVAFVPDAARWPVEVNLAPLRRVPDLPSLTEEERDDFGPLYLRILNGLDRYFDKTLPYIAAWHQAPVRTGREDFGAYLQVYSVRRAPDKLKYLAGSESGMGAWVNDIAPETIAARLREVL, encoded by the coding sequence ATGAAGAGGACCTCGACCAGACTCGCCGACGGTCGCGAGCTGATCTACTTCGACGAGCGCGACGACACCGTTCGGGACGCGCCCGACACCCGCGACCTGCCCGAGCGGGCCAAGGGCGCCGAGCTGCGGTACGACGCGCTGACCGACGACTGGGTAGCCGTCGCCAGCCATCGGCTGACAAGGACGTTCCTGCCGCCGGCCGACCAGTGCCCGCTCTGCCCGTCCAAGCCCGGGCGCCCGAGCGAGATCCCGGCCGAAAGTTACGACGTCGTGGTGTTCGAGAACAGGTTCCCCTCGTTCTCCACCGACGCCGACCTGCACAGCGACCCGGTCGCCGACCCGTTCGGCCGCCGCGCCGGCGTCGGCAGGTGCGAGGTCGTCTGCTTCACCTCCGACCACAACACCGCGTTCGCCAACCTCACCGAGGACCGCGTCCGTACGGTCATGGCCGCGTGGGTCGACCGCACGCTCGAGCTCAACGACACCGACGGCGTCGAGCAGGTCTTCTGCTTCGAGAACCGCGGTGAGGAGATCGGCGTCACCCTGCACCACCCGCACGGCCAGATCTACGCCTACCCGTACGTCACGCCGCGCACCACCCAGATGCTCGCCAGCGTCGCCAAGTACAAGGACGGGACCGGCGGCCGCAACCTGTTCGAGGACCTCGTCGAGGGCGAACGCAACGCCAAGGTGCGCGTCGTCGCCGAGACCGACCACTGGGTCGCGTTCGTCCCCGACGCCGCGCGCTGGCCCGTCGAGGTCAACCTCGCCCCGCTCCGCCGCGTCCCCGACCTGCCGAGCCTCACCGAGGAGGAGCGGGACGACTTCGGCCCGCTGTACTTGAGGATTCTCAACGGCCTCGACCGCTACTTCGACAAGACGCTGCCGTACATCGCCGCCTGGCACCAGGCGCCCGTACGCACCGGTCGCGAGGACTTCGGCGCCTACCTGCAGGTCTACTCGGTGCGCAGAGCCCCCGACAAGCTCAAGTACCTCGCCGGCTCCGAGTCCGGCATGGGCGCCTGGGTGAACGACATCGCGCCGGAGACGATCGCGGCCAGGCTGCGGGAGGTGCTCTAG
- a CDS encoding hemolysin family protein: MRDVLTNIGLALLFVLIGGVFSAAEMALVSLRESQVRSLAQRGKRGQVVERLSNDPNRFLSTVQVGVTLSGFLAASFAGATLAEDLSPVFVGWGLPEGVSSTIALILITLAVSYVSIVLGELAAKRLALQRAEAFSLALGPLIERVARGSRPIVWFLSKSTNVVVRILGGDPRAQREQMSDEELRALVSAHETLGTEERAIVEEVFAAGERQIREVMVPRTEVDFLDASTPVVKTVTMATERPHSRYPVVRGSTDDVMGFVHVRDLLNPEVSRRSLRVGDLARDVPLLPGTKRVLAALSEMRDGGHHLAIVLDEYGGTAGIVTLEDLVEELIGDIRDEYDEDEEFSYRRLQTGDVEVDGRLNLEDFEDETGVVIPDGPYETVAGFVIARLGHLPVVGEFVEFDGHRFTVTELDGRRVALVRFTAGVAAAPDPSDLSQNATAPEQGVSTERS, from the coding sequence GTGCGTGACGTACTGACCAACATCGGCCTGGCGCTGCTGTTCGTCCTCATCGGCGGTGTCTTCTCCGCCGCCGAGATGGCGCTGGTCTCGCTGCGAGAGAGCCAGGTCCGTTCGCTCGCCCAGCGCGGCAAACGCGGCCAGGTGGTCGAACGGCTGAGCAACGACCCCAACCGCTTCCTGTCCACCGTGCAGGTCGGCGTGACGCTCTCCGGCTTCCTGGCCGCCTCGTTCGCCGGCGCCACGCTCGCCGAGGATCTCTCGCCGGTGTTCGTCGGCTGGGGGCTGCCCGAGGGCGTCTCGTCGACGATCGCGCTGATCCTCATCACGCTGGCGGTCTCGTACGTCTCGATCGTGCTCGGCGAGCTCGCGGCCAAACGGCTCGCGCTGCAGCGGGCGGAGGCGTTCTCCCTCGCGCTCGGGCCGCTGATCGAACGCGTCGCGCGCGGCTCCCGGCCGATCGTGTGGTTCCTGTCGAAGTCCACGAACGTCGTCGTCCGCATCCTCGGCGGCGACCCGCGGGCCCAGCGCGAGCAGATGTCCGACGAGGAGCTCCGCGCGCTCGTTTCGGCCCATGAAACGCTCGGGACCGAGGAACGCGCGATCGTCGAGGAGGTCTTCGCGGCCGGCGAGCGGCAGATCCGCGAGGTGATGGTGCCTCGTACGGAGGTCGACTTCCTCGACGCGAGCACGCCTGTCGTCAAGACCGTGACGATGGCGACCGAGCGCCCGCACTCGCGCTATCCGGTCGTCCGCGGGTCGACCGACGACGTGATGGGGTTCGTGCACGTCCGCGACCTGCTCAACCCGGAGGTCTCGCGGCGCTCGCTCCGGGTCGGTGACCTGGCACGCGACGTTCCGCTGCTGCCCGGCACCAAGCGCGTGCTCGCCGCTCTTTCCGAGATGCGGGACGGCGGGCATCACCTCGCGATCGTGCTCGACGAGTACGGCGGCACCGCGGGCATCGTGACGCTCGAGGACCTCGTCGAGGAGCTGATCGGCGACATCCGCGACGAGTACGACGAGGACGAGGAGTTCTCGTACCGCCGCCTGCAGACCGGCGACGTCGAGGTGGACGGCCGGCTGAACCTCGAGGATTTCGAGGACGAGACCGGCGTGGTGATCCCAGATGGGCCGTACGAGACCGTTGCGGGTTTCGTGATCGCCCGCTTGGGGCATCTCCCGGTGGTCGGTGAGTTCGTCGAGTTCGACGGCCATCGATTCACGGTGACCGAGCTGGACGGCCGGAGGGTCGCGCTGGTGAGGTTCACAGCGGGTGTAGCAGCTGCGCCGGACCCGTCGGATTTGTCGCAGAACGCGACTGCTCCTGAGCAGGGAGTATCGACGGAGCGTAGCTGA
- the galK gene encoding galactokinase gives MTSGQWAAPGRVNLIGEHTDYTDGFVLPLALPQRAVATASTRDDGLLRIASEQEPETVETEVAKLAPGAVEGWASYVAGVVWSLREAGHEVGGMDLTIDGNVPLGAGLSSSAALECATALAAVDLYALTIERPTLARIAQRAENDFVCVPCGIMDQSASLLCAEDNLLFLDTRDLSTEQVPFKLAAESLALLVIDTKAPHALVDGEYAARRRTCEEATAVLGLPALRDVTDLDAALAALDDEIMRKRVRHVVTENARVLETVDLLRAGRVRDIGPLMTASHESLRTDFEVTVPELDVAVEAALAAGAYGARMTGGGFGGCVIALIDASADSDVLAAVTRAYGERGFTAPTSFVATASAGAHRLA, from the coding sequence ATGACCTCCGGCCAGTGGGCGGCCCCCGGCCGCGTCAACCTGATCGGTGAGCACACCGACTACACCGACGGCTTCGTGCTGCCGCTGGCGTTGCCGCAACGCGCGGTCGCCACCGCGTCGACCCGCGACGACGGCCTGCTGCGAATCGCGTCCGAGCAGGAACCCGAGACCGTGGAGACCGAGGTCGCGAAGCTGGCGCCCGGCGCGGTCGAGGGCTGGGCGTCGTACGTCGCCGGCGTCGTCTGGTCGCTCCGCGAGGCCGGCCACGAGGTCGGCGGGATGGACCTCACGATCGACGGCAACGTGCCGCTCGGCGCCGGCCTGTCGTCGTCCGCCGCGCTCGAGTGCGCGACCGCGTTGGCGGCCGTTGACCTGTACGCGTTGACGATCGAGCGTCCCACGCTGGCGCGCATCGCGCAGCGCGCGGAGAACGACTTCGTCTGCGTGCCGTGCGGGATCATGGACCAGTCCGCGTCGCTGCTGTGCGCCGAGGACAACCTGCTGTTCCTCGACACCCGCGACCTGTCGACCGAGCAGGTCCCGTTCAAGCTTGCCGCGGAATCCCTTGCCCTGTTGGTGATCGACACCAAGGCTCCGCACGCGCTCGTCGACGGCGAGTACGCCGCGCGCCGCCGTACCTGCGAGGAGGCGACCGCCGTCCTCGGCCTGCCGGCGCTCCGCGACGTGACCGATCTCGACGCAGCCCTGGCAGCCCTCGACGACGAGATCATGCGCAAGCGCGTACGCCACGTCGTCACCGAGAACGCCCGCGTGTTGGAGACTGTCGACCTGCTGCGCGCCGGGCGGGTCCGCGACATCGGGCCGTTGATGACCGCGTCGCACGAGTCCCTGCGTACCGACTTCGAGGTCACGGTGCCCGAGCTCGACGTGGCCGTCGAGGCCGCGCTCGCGGCCGGCGCGTACGGGGCGCGGATGACCGGCGGCGGGTTCGGCGGCTGCGTGATCGCACTGATCGACGCGAGCGCGGATTCTGACGTGCTGGCAGCCGTCACGCGAGCGTACGGTGAACGAGGCTTCACCGCCCCGACCTCGTTCGTCGCGACCGCCTCGGCTGGCGCACATCGCTTGGCGTAA
- the trpS gene encoding tryptophan--tRNA ligase yields the protein MQYRPRVLSGIQPTADSFHLGNYLGALRQWVAMQDTHDTFYCVVDLHAITVEHDPALLRERSLRSAAQLLAAGLDPDRCTLFIQSHVPEHSQLAWVLGCLTGFGEASRMTQFKDKSSKGGTESATVGLFTYPVLMAADILLYQTDQVPVGEDQRQHLELTRDLAGRFNGRYGETFRQPSAYIVKDVAKIQDLANPVAKMSKSSSSPAGIVELLDDPKVSAKRVRSAVTDSDRSITFDVAAKPGVSNLLTILSALRSVPVPSLVESYEGKGYGDLKGDVADAVVELVTPFRDRTFALLEDRESLDGILAHGAERARAVASETMSLVNERVGFVPAKR from the coding sequence ATGCAGTACCGCCCCCGTGTGCTTTCGGGCATCCAGCCGACTGCCGACTCGTTCCATCTCGGCAACTACCTGGGTGCGCTCCGTCAGTGGGTCGCGATGCAGGACACGCACGACACGTTCTACTGCGTGGTCGACCTGCACGCGATCACCGTCGAGCACGACCCCGCCCTCCTGCGCGAGCGCAGCCTCCGCTCAGCCGCCCAGCTGCTGGCCGCCGGCCTCGACCCGGACCGATGCACGCTGTTCATCCAGAGCCACGTGCCGGAGCACTCCCAGCTCGCCTGGGTGCTCGGGTGCCTGACGGGCTTCGGCGAGGCGTCGCGGATGACGCAGTTCAAGGACAAGTCGTCGAAGGGCGGCACGGAGTCGGCGACCGTGGGGCTGTTCACGTACCCGGTGCTGATGGCGGCGGACATCCTGCTCTACCAGACCGACCAGGTGCCGGTGGGCGAGGACCAGCGGCAGCATCTGGAGCTGACCAGGGACCTGGCGGGGCGGTTCAACGGGCGGTACGGCGAAACTTTCAGGCAGCCCTCGGCGTACATCGTCAAGGACGTGGCGAAGATCCAGGACCTGGCGAACCCGGTGGCGAAGATGAGCAAGTCGTCGTCCTCGCCGGCGGGGATCGTGGAGTTGCTGGACGACCCGAAAGTTTCGGCGAAGCGGGTGCGGTCGGCGGTGACGGACTCGGATCGTTCGATCACGTTCGATGTCGCGGCCAAGCCGGGAGTTTCGAATCTTCTGACGATTCTTTCGGCGCTGCGTTCGGTGCCGGTGCCTTCGCTGGTGGAGTCGTACGAGGGCAAGGGTTACGGCGACCTCAAGGGTGATGTCGCCGACGCGGTCGTGGAGCTGGTGACGCCGTTCCGGGACCGGACGTTCGCGCTACTGGAGGATCGGGAGTCGCTCGACGGCATCCTGGCCCACGGCGCCGAGCGTGCCCGCGCGGTGGCGTCGGAGACCATGTCGCTCGTCAACGAGCGCGTCGGCTTCGTTCCGGCGAAGCGGTAG
- a CDS encoding TIGR03767 family metallophosphoesterase gives MATTLDRTITATAPSSRGWHDLTVGAGEPLVRRFLKTDPSQADAGGRAEPLLAFAHLSDLHVCDHQSPARVEFCDRYADPDSPYRGQVDSLGAYRPQELMTTHVLDAAVRSVNSLAAGAPVTGMPLGFAIATGDLVDNAQANEVAWYLALLDGGSVTPDSGDRRRYEGVADFARYDVRYWHPEGSPDGFAEDLPRSLYGYPVVPGLLDAVRSPFAAAGLVVPWLAVYGNHDAHLQGMARSTRVVRALATLGTKLIEIPAGLDPAAISKGDSHIDLGKILALLRSKRRRVTRDAERRLLSRPEFVAAHFASQGKPEGHGFSTTNKEQGTAYYRYDSGLASVLVLDTVNEHGGYDGSLDRGQLRWLMAELAAAQAERRYVVVASHHTLDTLTNGQAPAKSAAHRVLGPEILRLLQSYSCVVLWVNGHTHTCTVQPHDSLWEITSPSLVDWPQQGRSIELVRNGNGTLSAYSVMVDHDGDAAWSGGISSPGELASLSRALSANDWQVRANSPSESARRGTVLDRNVELVLPDPFAS, from the coding sequence GTGGCCACGACGCTGGATCGCACGATCACCGCGACGGCGCCTAGCTCACGGGGATGGCATGACCTGACAGTGGGCGCGGGTGAGCCGCTAGTCCGACGTTTCCTCAAAACCGACCCGTCGCAGGCCGATGCGGGCGGCCGAGCCGAGCCGCTGCTCGCGTTCGCGCACCTGTCCGATCTACATGTCTGCGACCACCAATCGCCAGCGCGGGTGGAGTTCTGCGATCGGTACGCCGACCCGGACTCGCCGTACCGCGGGCAGGTCGACTCCCTCGGCGCGTACCGGCCGCAGGAGCTGATGACCACGCACGTGCTCGACGCGGCGGTCCGTTCGGTCAACTCGCTGGCGGCCGGCGCCCCGGTGACGGGGATGCCGCTGGGCTTCGCGATCGCGACCGGCGACCTGGTGGACAACGCGCAGGCGAACGAGGTCGCGTGGTATCTCGCCTTGCTGGACGGCGGATCCGTGACTCCGGACTCCGGCGATCGGCGCCGGTACGAGGGCGTCGCCGACTTCGCGCGCTACGACGTTCGCTACTGGCACCCCGAGGGCTCGCCGGACGGGTTCGCCGAGGACCTGCCGCGTTCGCTCTACGGGTATCCGGTCGTCCCCGGCCTACTGGATGCGGTGCGGTCGCCGTTCGCCGCGGCGGGCTTGGTCGTTCCGTGGCTCGCGGTGTACGGCAACCACGACGCGCACCTGCAGGGCATGGCCCGCTCGACGCGTGTGGTGCGGGCACTCGCGACGTTGGGGACGAAGCTGATCGAGATCCCCGCCGGCCTGGACCCGGCTGCGATCTCGAAGGGTGACAGCCACATCGATCTCGGGAAGATCCTTGCCCTGTTGCGTTCCAAGCGTCGTCGCGTCACGCGGGACGCCGAGCGGCGGCTGCTGTCGCGACCGGAGTTCGTGGCCGCTCACTTCGCCTCGCAGGGGAAGCCCGAGGGGCACGGCTTCTCGACGACGAACAAGGAGCAGGGGACGGCGTACTACCGGTACGACTCCGGGCTCGCGTCGGTGCTGGTGCTGGACACGGTCAACGAGCACGGCGGATACGACGGCTCGCTGGACCGCGGGCAGCTGCGCTGGCTGATGGCCGAGCTCGCGGCAGCGCAGGCGGAGCGGCGGTACGTGGTGGTCGCCTCGCACCACACGTTGGACACGCTGACGAACGGGCAGGCGCCGGCCAAGTCCGCGGCGCATCGCGTGCTGGGGCCCGAGATCCTGCGGCTGCTGCAGTCGTACTCCTGCGTGGTGCTGTGGGTGAACGGGCACACGCACACGTGCACGGTGCAGCCGCACGACTCGTTGTGGGAGATCACCAGCCCGTCGTTGGTGGACTGGCCGCAGCAGGGGCGGTCGATCGAGCTGGTGCGCAACGGGAACGGGACGTTGTCGGCGTACTCGGTGATGGTCGACCACGACGGCGACGCCGCCTGGTCGGGTGGGATCTCGTCGCCCGGGGAGCTGGCCTCGCTGTCGCGGGCGCTGTCGGCGAACGACTGGCAGGTGCGCGCGAACAGCCCGTCGGAGAGCGCGCGGCGTGGGACTGTCCTGGATCGGAACGTCGAGCTCGTCCTCCCCGACCCCTTCGCCAGCTGA
- a CDS encoding YncE family protein, translated as MLRKTVRTLAGATLAATLIATAAPAAQAANTQTELPFNTFGDIVATNTRIFISGGETSTSIVVARPTGSILGEIRNLPGPTDLQLSADRRLLYVALHGGGIAAFDTQSLEERARYDTGDTCPGSLALSKRRLYFGYNCSRHGYEGNVGLIDLDHPSSPPRLPLIAPAVLGVPLLNAPTSGANVLLVSETVATPGDIYLYASDPDGGLTRLRKSDHGSLGEALTDLAISSDGSTAYSTSAWPYGIVEFATNDLSVRRVLPTRAFPNAVDASPDGRLLASGSFSCCDPDLFFFRTDGTPTGVVELGDDLFHRALTWSPTGRRLYAVTGDIGWNERPAVLHVLNAPR; from the coding sequence ATGCTGCGCAAGACTGTCCGAACCCTGGCCGGAGCTACGCTCGCCGCCACCCTCATCGCCACCGCGGCCCCAGCCGCCCAGGCAGCCAACACCCAGACCGAACTGCCGTTCAACACCTTCGGCGACATCGTCGCAACGAACACCCGCATCTTCATCAGCGGCGGCGAGACCTCGACCTCCATCGTCGTCGCCCGTCCGACCGGCTCGATCCTCGGCGAGATCCGCAACCTGCCTGGACCCACCGATCTCCAACTCAGCGCCGACCGCCGCCTCCTCTACGTCGCCTTGCATGGCGGCGGGATCGCGGCGTTCGACACGCAGTCACTCGAGGAACGCGCCCGCTACGACACCGGCGACACGTGCCCTGGATCCCTCGCGCTGTCGAAGCGGAGGCTGTACTTCGGCTACAACTGCTCGCGACATGGCTACGAGGGCAACGTGGGTCTCATCGACCTCGACCACCCGTCGTCGCCGCCACGGCTCCCGCTCATAGCTCCCGCGGTCCTCGGTGTGCCGCTCCTCAACGCGCCGACGAGTGGAGCGAACGTCTTGCTCGTCAGTGAGACGGTGGCTACGCCAGGCGACATCTATCTCTACGCGAGCGATCCGGATGGCGGGTTGACGCGCTTGCGCAAGAGCGACCACGGTTCCCTGGGAGAGGCCCTGACGGACCTGGCAATCAGTAGCGATGGCTCAACCGCGTACAGCACGTCGGCCTGGCCGTACGGGATCGTCGAGTTCGCGACCAACGACCTCAGCGTCCGACGAGTCCTCCCGACGCGCGCGTTCCCCAATGCCGTCGACGCTTCTCCCGACGGGCGCCTCCTCGCCTCCGGATCGTTCTCCTGCTGCGATCCCGACCTGTTCTTCTTCCGCACCGACGGCACCCCGACCGGCGTCGTCGAGCTGGGCGACGACCTCTTCCATCGCGCGCTGACCTGGTCACCCACCGGCCGCCGCCTGTACGCAGTCACGGGCGACATCGGCTGGAACGAACGCCCCGCGGTCCTGCACGTGCTCAACGCCCCACGCTAG
- the galE gene encoding UDP-glucose 4-epimerase GalE produces the protein MKVLVTGGAGYIGSIVGALLIKAGHDVTVLDDVSTGHAENVPDGATFVQGRIQDAANVLDNSFDGVLHFAAKSLVGESVAKPDLYWRNNVAGTLDLLDALRKHGIKRIVFSSTAATYGAPETMPITETTPPQPTNPYGASKLAVDQMLTGEAAAYDLAAVSLRYFNVAGAFERYGEKHDPETHLIPNLLEVAAGTRESAQLFGTDYPTPDGTAVRDYLHVVDLADAHLRALEAAKPGQHLICNLGTGTGYSVREVLDAVRKVTGHPIPVVESPRRAGDPPSLVASNERAREVLGWVPERDLDAMVADAWAFRQKGSTA, from the coding sequence ATGAAGGTGCTCGTGACCGGAGGCGCCGGCTACATCGGCAGCATCGTCGGGGCCCTGCTGATCAAGGCCGGCCACGACGTGACCGTGCTCGACGACGTCTCGACCGGGCACGCCGAGAATGTCCCCGACGGGGCCACGTTCGTCCAAGGCCGCATCCAGGACGCGGCGAACGTGCTCGACAACAGCTTCGACGGCGTGCTCCACTTCGCCGCCAAGTCCCTCGTCGGCGAGTCCGTCGCCAAGCCCGACCTGTACTGGCGCAACAACGTCGCCGGCACGCTCGACCTGCTCGACGCGCTGCGCAAGCACGGCATCAAGCGGATCGTCTTCTCCTCCACCGCCGCGACGTACGGCGCCCCGGAGACGATGCCAATCACCGAGACCACACCGCCGCAGCCGACGAACCCGTACGGTGCCTCGAAGCTCGCGGTCGACCAGATGCTCACCGGCGAGGCGGCCGCGTACGACCTCGCCGCGGTCAGCCTGCGCTACTTCAACGTGGCTGGCGCGTTCGAACGGTACGGCGAGAAGCACGACCCCGAGACGCACCTCATCCCCAACCTGCTCGAGGTCGCGGCGGGCACGCGGGAGAGCGCGCAGCTGTTCGGCACCGACTACCCGACGCCCGACGGGACCGCCGTACGCGACTACCTGCACGTCGTCGACCTCGCCGACGCCCACCTGCGCGCGCTCGAGGCCGCGAAGCCCGGGCAACACCTGATCTGCAACCTCGGCACGGGCACCGGCTACTCCGTCCGCGAGGTGCTGGACGCCGTACGCAAGGTCACCGGCCACCCGATCCCCGTGGTCGAAAGCCCCCGCAGGGCTGGCGATCCGCCCTCGCTCGTGGCTTCGAACGAACGTGCGCGCGAGGTCCTCGGCTGGGTTCCGGAGCGCGACCTCGACGCGATGGTCGCCGACGCGTGGGCGTTCCGGCAGAAGGGCAGCACCGCATGA
- a CDS encoding amidohydrolase family protein, with product MPIVDAHHHFWRAGAQHQSWRPADTPELERDFESAELAPLMAEAGVDTTVLVEHVDEQAENVRLREYATSPFVAGVVAWLPLNDPPTALAELGRFDASFRGVRFLIGRNPLAWLTNSDTLDVLRELAARSLTWDVVVLSDEQAAQVCAVAERLPSLRIVVCHLARPPLGSGTWDGWTARLDRLASYPNVALKVSVGLDVLTSWEWSGDELAPCVEHAVSTFGTERCMLASNWPVILLRRGYVESWTELASAVSHDPNVLGATATHWYRL from the coding sequence ATGCCCATCGTTGACGCGCATCATCACTTCTGGCGGGCTGGGGCGCAGCATCAGTCGTGGCGACCGGCGGACACTCCTGAGCTGGAGCGCGACTTCGAGTCAGCTGAGCTGGCGCCGTTGATGGCGGAGGCCGGTGTCGACACGACGGTGCTGGTCGAGCACGTGGACGAGCAGGCCGAGAACGTGCGTCTGCGCGAGTACGCGACGTCGCCGTTCGTCGCCGGCGTCGTCGCTTGGCTGCCGCTGAACGACCCGCCGACCGCTCTGGCTGAGCTGGGCCGGTTCGACGCGTCCTTTCGGGGTGTGCGGTTCCTGATCGGGCGGAATCCCCTTGCTTGGTTGACGAACTCGGACACTCTCGACGTGCTTCGGGAGCTTGCCGCCCGTTCGTTGACCTGGGACGTTGTGGTGCTTTCCGACGAGCAGGCGGCTCAGGTGTGCGCGGTGGCCGAACGGCTGCCGTCGTTGCGGATCGTCGTGTGCCACCTCGCCCGGCCGCCGCTGGGATCGGGAACCTGGGATGGGTGGACGGCGCGGCTCGACCGGCTGGCCTCGTACCCGAACGTCGCGCTCAAGGTGTCCGTCGGCCTGGACGTGCTGACCTCATGGGAGTGGTCGGGCGACGAGCTGGCGCCGTGCGTCGAGCACGCGGTGTCGACGTTCGGTACCGAACGCTGCATGCTCGCGAGCAACTGGCCAGTGATCCTGCTGCGCCGCGGGTACGTCGAGTCCTGGACCGAGCTCGCCTCAGCGGTCAGCCACGACCCCAACGTCCTCGGCGCCACCGCCACCCACTGGTATCGACTCTAG